The stretch of DNA ACAAAACCCAAAAGACGGAATCATGCGCTTCACTCATCGTCCCTCGATTCGTACACGCATGTTTCAGTGGCTAACCGGAAAGATGGTAAGGGTAAACAAAATCAAGGAGCATAATTGCCGCAAAGCTCGTCAGGCCCTGGAGACCTGGGCAAACAGACAAAAGCTGCCCCCTTCTGTGAAAACCATGAGCGGAACTCTCGATGGCTTTTCTTATATGTGGGTAATACCACCCGGATGTTCGGAACATAAAATTCTTTACTATCTGCATGGTGGCGGGTATTCTCTTTGTTCGGCCAATACCCATAAAAGACTCATAGCGGCCCTTGCCGGGTATGCCGGAATGAAGGCCTTAGCCATCAATTATCGCCTTGCCCCGGAATTTCGGTTTCCGACAGCCGTAACCGATGCCATTAAGGGATATGAGTTTCTGCTGCAAAGTGGTTTCAACGCTCAACATATTGTATTTGCTGGTGATTCAGCGGGAGGAGGACTGGCTTTGTCAGTGCTCTTCAGTCTTAAGGAGCGGAAAATTCCCATGCCTGCCGCAGCGGTGCTGATTTCTCCCTGGACAGACCTGACAGGCAGCGGACAATCCCTTTTTGCCAACAAAAAAACAGATCCGCTGCTTACTCCCGAAGCTGTCAAACTATGGGGAGCAATTTATGCAGGACCTCAGGTGAAGCATCCACTGGCTTCCCCGATCTACGGAGATTTCAGCGGCCTGCCGCCCTTATGCATTCAGGTAAGTGACTCCGAAATCCTGTTGGATGATGCTTTAAGAGCTTATCAGTGCGCACGGGACGCTGCGGTGCCCTGCACGCTGGAAATATGGCACGGGCTTATGCACGTCTGGCAAATACATACCTTTCTCCCGGAAGCCCGTAAGGCACTTCAACGTTTGGCGGCTTTTATTCATAGCACCCTGCGACTGGTAATGCAGCAGCAGACTTTCGCATAACTTTATCCGTTATTGGGTTAAAATTTTGTTCATGCGCATTGCCTATATTCTGACACTTTGCATAAATATTCATATTGTGTCAGCACAGAAAACCCCAATCGTTTTTGAAAAATCTGTATTTGATTTTGGCGAGATCTCCAACTGGAATAATCCACCAGCTATTTTTGTTTTTTCTAACAGGAGCACATCGGAAATACTGTTTCTGCCCACCTTTCCTGCCCATGACGTTTACGTGGAATTACCGAAAGGGAAAATCCCGGCCGGTGCTGTTGACACGGTTAAAATATACTATTTCACACCCGGCATCGGTGAGTTTGAAAAGAAAGTCAGTCTTTATATTAATGCCAGTGATGACGCTATTCCGCTCACCGTGAAAGGAAAGATTCTTTCACTGGACAAACATGCTTACATCTCCTGTCCGGGATTTGCCCCACCGGGTGAACGCAGTGCTGCAGCAAAACAGGATACCGTAAAGAGCATGACCTCTGCTCCCGGTTTTATCCATGACCAATCTTCGCGGATATCGCAGCAGGCTGCCCAGGTAACTATTTCCGTGCGTATAGCGGAAGCTGAGATAGAAAAAGACCATATAGAATTTGAAGAGCCAGACGAAAAGCAGGAACCTAAGCAGACAAGCCCACCTGTGCCTCCAATGGATGTGGTTGCTCCTGCAATACAGTCGCCATCTGCGCCGGCAGAATCCATGTACGGGTCAGTGCCCTCTGATACATTATTACCTGAAAATCTGTACGGCCCCAACAATATCATCTTTTTGATAGATGTCTCTGCATCTATGAAAAAGCCTGATAAACTACCCCTACTGAAATTATCCATGATTAACCTCGCTCATGCACTCCGAAACATTGACCGCCTGAGCATCATTACGTACTCTGTCCATTCCCAGGTAATGCTGCCCTCGGTTACAGCAAATAACAAAAAGATAATAACCCAAATCATAGACAGCCTGACAGCCCGTGGATATACTAATGGCGTTAAAGGTCTGCAAACCGCCTACGAAATTGCTGAGCAGAATTTTGTTCCCGATGGCAACAACCAGATCATTCTTGCCACAGATGGCCTTTTCAATAACCCTGGGCATTCGGAAAAGGAGCTTTTTGATCTGGTTAAAGAAAAATCAAAAAACAATATTATCCTTTCGGTGATAGGATTCGGCCAGGATAAGTCTGCGCTAAGGCTGATGAAACAGATGGCCAAAGAAGGCAGCGGCAGCTTCATCCGCATAACCAACAGCGAAGCTGCCCGCCAAATTTTGATAGATGAAATCAAGTATCAGTCAGCTTTTAATAAGTAACATTGCCCCGAAAAAGCTAAACTTTGACCGTACAAACCTTCATTTATTTCAACTACGGGTGGATAGCGCTGGCTATTGTTGTGTTCTTAATTCTGCTGAAAGTATCCGCTCCCTACGGACGCCACCTGCGCAACAACTGGGGACCGGCCATACACGCTACTACGGGTTGGATAATTATGGAGCTGGTTTCTCCGTTGGTGTTTGCTTTCTTCTTCCTGCAGGGGCAACAAACCGGCTATATTAACTGGGTATTCTTCAGCCTCTGGATTCTGCATTATTTTAACCGTAGCATCATATACCCCTTACGGGCATCAGGTAAGTATAAGCAGATACCGCTTGTTATCTGTGTATTCGCTATTCTGTTCAATTCGGTCAATGGCTATCTGAACGGATATTATCTGGGTGTTTTTAAAACCTATGATTCCGCATGGCTGAAGGATATGCGCTTTATTGCAGGCTTAAGCCTGTTCTTTATTGGTTTTGCCATGAATAATTATTCAGACGAGATTCTTCTGCGGCTGCGGAAAAAGTCAGCCGGCTATAGCATACCTCATGGTGGGTTGTATCGCTGGATTTCCTGCCCTAACTATCTTGGCGAAATACTGGAGTGGTGCGGCTGGGCAATAGCCACATGGTCGCTGCCGGGGCTTGCATTTGCTGCGTGGACATTTGCTAATCTGTTTCCCCGTGCCCTCTCGCACCATAAATGGTATAAAACCCGATTTAAAGATTATCCGGCAAACAGGAAAGCCATAATCCCTTTTCTGATTTAGGGTTTTTCTTATGTGAGTTATTTTTTTACTCTTACCCTACAAGCGGATAAGGATCATCTCGCTGCCTTGACCAGAATGTGGATTATCCAGCATTTTGTTTAAATCACATTTTCCCTGTGTGTATGTTACCTGACCGACTTAAATACACACGCCTAGTTTTTGCAACGTAAACACGATGTTTTCGTAAAAAACTTCTATCAACCTTTTCATTTATGCTATCGCATCTGGCCAAAACCCTGGAAAACCAAATACCCGTTTTTTTTTTTCAAAGAGTATAAAGTGCTTTCTGCAGCTGAATTCCGTCAGCGCCTGAGGCTTTCTAAAAGGGCAAAACTGATAGATATCCGCTCGCGCGAGGAATTTCGTGAGCTGCATATTCCCGGATCGGTTAACTATGATGTTCTAAGTCCATCCTTTGTGACAAGACTTTCCAGGATGGAAAAGGGACGACCTTATTTCATTTATTGTCATAACGGCAAACGGTGTGAAACGGCAATGCGCTTAATGGAAGAGCTCGGATTCAGAAAAGTTTACAGTTTAGCAACCGGATTGATGTCGTGGAAAGGCACTTTGGAGAGGTCTTACTGAGTTTTTCTTACGGCACACCACCGTTTATTAAAAACGGGCAACATTCCTTGTCCCACGCACGATAAGTTCACGTTCAGTATAGCCCGGCCGGGCAGTATATGCCTTCGCATTTTCAAAACGCTTACTCATAACAATGCGGGCATTCGGTGAGTATAAAAAGATGTAAGGCACCTGAGCCTCCACAGCGCTCTGAAACTGCTTGTATAATGCATTTCTTTTTTCTTCATCTATTTCTCTGCGTATTGCCTCAATGAGCAGGTCGGTCTGAGCATCCCCAAACCCTACGTAGTTGCTGCCACCCTGGTAAGATTCGGTGTGCCAGAGTTGCTTGGGATCATCTTCCGTAGGATCCTGAATCCATGCACCGCAGTACAAATCAAAATTGTGGTTTTTGATTTCATCCAGAAAAACCGTCCATTCCCTTGCAATGACTTCTATATTCACACCTATTTTCCGGCAGTTATCTTTAAAAAACAAGCCGATTTTTTCACGGGTGTCATTGCCGGCATTGTACTTAAAGACCAGCTTGAGCGGATATTTTTTGCCATTAATTACTTTATCTCTGATGCCATCGCCATCCGTATCTTTCCAACCGGCCTCTTCCAGCAGCTGTTGTGCCCGTTGCAGGTCAAATGCATAGCCCTTGAGTTCGGTGTTATAATATTTTTTAGTTGGATGAAAAGGTCCATTGATAGGTATGCCCAGGCCATACACCAACACATCAATAATCTGCTTGCGGTCAACAGCATGGGCAAGTGCTTTTCTGACATTCAGATCAGAGAGAATAGGGTGCTTCATATTTAACCCGATATATGTATATGCTAACTGCATAGGATCAAAGAGGTGATACATGCGCGTAAAATCCACATTCTTTCTCAGGTCAAAAAAATCTTTTTCACGAAGGGCATCCGATATGTCAATGGTTTCATCCTTCATAGCAGCAAGGGCTGTGGTGCGATCGTTGATAATTTCATAAATCAGCTTTTCCGGATAAGCCGCAAAGTTTACGGCCGTTCCGGCCAGTTGATCACCCCACCAGTTTTTCTTCTTTTCCAGGATAATGCGCTGCCCGGTAGTCCAGCTTACAAATGCATAAGGCCCGCACCCCACCACGTAGCCTCTCTCTCGCTGGTATTTTTCGGAATTAAAGTTTCTGGCAAATTCCATCATCTTTGGGTGCTCCCGCAATCTGGCTGCCTGGAGGGGGTCACTCAGTTCTCTGAGCGTAAACGCACGCATGAGCCCATCGGGGTCATAGACGTACTCGGGAATGATAGGTGCCTGATAAGCACTATGGCTTTCAGCGGCAAAAAACACATCCTTCGTGTAGAAAGTAAATTTTTTCGGATTGTCTTTGTCAATTTCTATATGCCAGATAAAGTCTAAATAAGGTCTGAGATGCTCGCAGTCCACATGCGGGTTTTTTACTGCCTTAAATGTAAACGCCACATCATGACCGGTAACAGGCTGCCCGTTATCCCATACAGCTTCGGGACGAATTTCATAACTAATCGCCAAACCACCGGCAAACTCTCCGTCTGTGACCGGAGTAATCACGGGTCGTGCAACAGCTAGGGAAGGATTCAGCTCAAGGGTCTCTTTATTGATGTCCAGCAGATACATAAAAATATTGTATTCCACATAGGTGGAACTCGCATCGGTAGAGGTAAGCGGATTCAGTTTGTCACAGTCACTCAGTTCATGTATAATTACTTCCTTAACGCCTTCGCGCTTACTGTGCCATTCTGCAGAATCACCTTTTTTGGCAGAAGGACATCCGGTAAGTATAAAGCCGGCTGCCATAAACAGAGTAGGCAATGCCACAGATTTCATTTCCATTTATTTTATTATTATGAAGTATGTGCCAGCAACTTTTTACATAAAACGGACTATTCCGCA from Chitinophagales bacterium encodes:
- a CDS encoding hydrolase, which codes for MPEQYLKAEPTSDSPPYAQNPKDGIMRFTHRPSIRTRMFQWLTGKMVRVNKIKEHNCRKARQALETWANRQKLPPSVKTMSGTLDGFSYMWVIPPGCSEHKILYYLHGGGYSLCSANTHKRLIAALAGYAGMKALAINYRLAPEFRFPTAVTDAIKGYEFLLQSGFNAQHIVFAGDSAGGGLALSVLFSLKERKIPMPAAAVLISPWTDLTGSGQSLFANKKTDPLLTPEAVKLWGAIYAGPQVKHPLASPIYGDFSGLPPLCIQVSDSEILLDDALRAYQCARDAAVPCTLEIWHGLMHVWQIHTFLPEARKALQRLAAFIHSTLRLVMQQQTFA
- a CDS encoding 3-oxo-5-alpha-steroid 4-dehydrogenase, whose amino-acid sequence is MTVQTFIYFNYGWIALAIVVFLILLKVSAPYGRHLRNNWGPAIHATTGWIIMELVSPLVFAFFFLQGQQTGYINWVFFSLWILHYFNRSIIYPLRASGKYKQIPLVICVFAILFNSVNGYLNGYYLGVFKTYDSAWLKDMRFIAGLSLFFIGFAMNNYSDEILLRLRKKSAGYSIPHGGLYRWISCPNYLGEILEWCGWAIATWSLPGLAFAAWTFANLFPRALSHHKWYKTRFKDYPANRKAIIPFLI
- a CDS encoding peptide-binding protein; the encoded protein is MKSVALPTLFMAAGFILTGCPSAKKGDSAEWHSKREGVKEVIIHELSDCDKLNPLTSTDASSTYVEYNIFMYLLDINKETLELNPSLAVARPVITPVTDGEFAGGLAISYEIRPEAVWDNGQPVTGHDVAFTFKAVKNPHVDCEHLRPYLDFIWHIEIDKDNPKKFTFYTKDVFFAAESHSAYQAPIIPEYVYDPDGLMRAFTLRELSDPLQAARLREHPKMMEFARNFNSEKYQRERGYVVGCGPYAFVSWTTGQRIILEKKKNWWGDQLAGTAVNFAAYPEKLIYEIINDRTTALAAMKDETIDISDALREKDFFDLRKNVDFTRMYHLFDPMQLAYTYIGLNMKHPILSDLNVRKALAHAVDRKQIIDVLVYGLGIPINGPFHPTKKYYNTELKGYAFDLQRAQQLLEEAGWKDTDGDGIRDKVINGKKYPLKLVFKYNAGNDTREKIGLFFKDNCRKIGVNIEVIAREWTVFLDEIKNHNFDLYCGAWIQDPTEDDPKQLWHTESYQGGSNYVGFGDAQTDLLIEAIRREIDEEKRNALYKQFQSAVEAQVPYIFLYSPNARIVMSKRFENAKAYTARPGYTERELIVRGTRNVARF